A single window of Micrococcaceae bacterium Sec5.1 DNA harbors:
- a CDS encoding Gfo/Idh/MocA family oxidoreductase yields MKQVTLGLVGVGRIGVMHAKNISALNQVLNPEGVQVQLKLTDVAGEHARSVAAECGAEFLGSVAELISSGVDGLVIATGTATHPDLIRAGVDAGIPVFCEKPVAVNVAQSLPVLEYIREKGGTVQIGHQRRFDAGYLEAKRAYEAGELGWIHSVRALTCDMTPPPVQFLATSGGLFRDCSVHDFDILRWLTGKEIVEVYAKGSNNGDPAIGEVGDVDTALAVVTFDDGTVGTVSASRYNGAGHDVRLELQGSDGSVVVGMDEQMAVRSAEPGVAFPSGNSHKTFAERFDQAYRSEMAAFVELVLGERKNPCTPEDAVAASKVADAAQESLETGVPVRVAP; encoded by the coding sequence ATGAAGCAAGTGACCCTCGGCCTTGTGGGTGTTGGCCGGATCGGTGTAATGCACGCCAAGAACATCAGTGCGCTCAACCAAGTCCTGAACCCGGAGGGGGTCCAGGTCCAACTCAAGCTGACCGATGTTGCCGGCGAACACGCCCGTTCCGTGGCCGCTGAATGTGGAGCGGAATTCCTGGGTTCAGTGGCGGAGCTGATCTCCTCGGGTGTGGATGGACTGGTGATCGCCACCGGCACGGCGACACACCCGGACCTCATCCGCGCCGGTGTGGATGCTGGGATTCCCGTGTTCTGCGAGAAGCCGGTGGCTGTGAATGTCGCCCAGTCCCTGCCGGTCCTTGAGTACATCCGGGAGAAGGGTGGAACCGTGCAGATCGGCCACCAACGCCGCTTCGACGCCGGCTACCTGGAAGCCAAGCGGGCCTACGAAGCCGGAGAATTGGGCTGGATCCACTCCGTCCGTGCCCTCACATGCGACATGACACCGCCGCCGGTCCAATTCCTGGCAACCTCAGGCGGTCTGTTCCGGGACTGCTCCGTGCACGATTTCGACATCCTTCGGTGGCTCACGGGCAAGGAAATCGTGGAGGTCTACGCCAAGGGCTCCAACAATGGCGACCCCGCAATCGGTGAGGTGGGTGACGTAGATACCGCCTTGGCAGTAGTAACTTTCGACGACGGCACGGTAGGCACGGTCTCAGCCAGCCGTTACAACGGGGCCGGGCACGATGTCCGCCTGGAACTCCAGGGCTCGGATGGCTCCGTGGTGGTTGGCATGGACGAACAGATGGCTGTCCGCTCGGCCGAGCCAGGGGTTGCGTTCCCGTCCGGCAACTCCCACAAGACCTTTGCCGAACGCTTCGACCAGGCGTACCGCTCTGAGATGGCCGCATTTGTTGAATTGGTCCTCGGGGAACGCAAGAATCCGTGCACCCCCGAGGACGCTGTCGCTGCTTCCAAGGTGGCCGACGCCGCCCAGGAATCCCTCGAAACCGGCGTCCCCGTCCGCGTCGCCCCCTGA
- a CDS encoding IS3 family transposase (programmed frameshift) gives MTTPRRKYDAAFREDAVRLVLSTNRSVKQVAEEIGVKESTLGNWLHRHRESHQGAAPVLPEERGPVPWDEHRKALAENERLKAEVEFLGKSQRLLCREAKVEDFYEFIEAEKANYSVVWLCRALKVSRASFYRWRAPAGPSPRAVRHEDLVTAVTGLYEKENGRAGRDQLTLLLNAAGTKVSAPTVGAIMREKGLRAIRTRAWKRTTVQDPQAKTAHIENHMLDEQGKRDFTSAVPGTRLVGDITYLRTGEGWLYLATVIDLFSGMVIGWSMAAHMRASLCTAALQMARNHGRFAEHGVVFHSDRGTQYTSDEFQEWCGQNGVTQSMGKVGVCWDNAVAENFFSHLKTEFYHHHGFGSRLAARTGVMDYIEGWYNRRRPNRRAGGIPPAAAHENHHNRAQEPLAA, from the exons ATGACCACGCCCAGAAGAAAATACGATGCCGCTTTCCGTGAGGATGCTGTGCGGCTTGTTTTGTCCACGAACCGGTCGGTGAAACAGGTCGCCGAGGAGATCGGGGTGAAGGAAAGCACGCTGGGGAACTGGCTGCACAGGCATCGAGAGAGCCACCAGGGCGCCGCGCCGGTCCTGCCTGAAGAACGGGGGCCGGTGCCGTGGGACGAGCACCGGAAGGCACTGGCCGAAAATGAGCGGTTGAAGGCCGAGGTCGAGTTCCTGG GGAAAAGTCAGCGCCTTCTTTGCCGCGAAGCAAAAGTAGAGGACTTCTACGAGTTCATCGAAGCGGAGAAGGCCAACTATTCCGTGGTGTGGCTGTGCCGGGCGTTGAAGGTCTCCCGGGCCTCGTTCTACCGGTGGCGCGCCCCTGCCGGGCCCTCACCGCGTGCCGTGCGGCATGAGGATCTGGTCACCGCGGTTACCGGCCTGTACGAGAAGGAAAATGGCCGTGCCGGCCGTGACCAGCTGACGCTTTTGCTCAACGCGGCCGGGACCAAGGTCTCCGCCCCCACCGTCGGGGCGATCATGCGAGAAAAGGGCCTGCGGGCCATCCGAACCCGGGCCTGGAAGAGGACCACGGTCCAGGACCCGCAAGCCAAGACCGCCCACATCGAGAACCACATGCTCGATGAACAGGGCAAACGCGACTTCACCTCCGCAGTGCCCGGGACCCGTCTGGTCGGAGACATCACCTACCTGCGCACCGGCGAGGGCTGGCTTTATCTGGCCACCGTCATCGACCTGTTTTCGGGCATGGTCATCGGCTGGTCCATGGCTGCCCACATGCGGGCAAGCCTGTGCACCGCAGCCCTGCAGATGGCACGGAACCACGGCCGTTTCGCCGAGCATGGTGTGGTGTTCCACTCCGACCGTGGCACCCAATACACCTCTGACGAATTCCAAGAATGGTGCGGCCAGAACGGGGTCACCCAGTCCATGGGCAAGGTCGGGGTGTGCTGGGACAACGCGGTCGCCGAGAACTTCTTCTCCCACCTCAAAACCGAGTTCTACCACCACCACGGATTCGGCTCCAGACTCGCAGCCCGGACCGGAGTGATGGACTACATCGAAGGCTGGTACAACCGCCGCCGTCCCAACCGCAGGGCCGGCGGCATCCCACCGGCCGCCGCCCACGAAAACCACCACAACCGCGCCCAGGAACCCCTGGCCGCCTAA